A genome region from Natronobeatus ordinarius includes the following:
- a CDS encoding NAD-binding protein, whose translation MASDPPELPPDSSLETLFYHTERVQLVDWRAVSKAKTAVALTGTAAVLTFVTGLSHLSRPEGRYDGPLVAVLPVDPGLLRFTGVLVAFVLAGLVFGLTRRTRLAWYLSLLVLPIAALLPLTTFRTTDVPLLAAVALATTLLAINGDAFDRRLELSSLQLASLASIVGVGVYGTVGSYVLRDQFAGLDSWGDAVYYVVVTIATVGYGDVTPLSTGAKWFSLSVILFGTGAFTVAIGALIVPAIEKRMAAAVGQMTPSELSLLDAHVLVLGSGDLTPSLLETLADETDVVVVTTDSESAAELDAAVDVLTGDPTDEAVLEDARIDAAAGVVVATRDDARDVLAILAARNANPDVRIVAAATDRTHLEKLEQVGADEVISPTAIGGRLLGRSVLEGTSADDLLGGGNSS comes from the coding sequence GTGGCCAGCGATCCACCGGAACTCCCGCCCGACTCGAGTCTCGAGACGCTCTTCTATCACACGGAGCGGGTCCAGCTCGTCGACTGGCGGGCGGTCTCGAAGGCGAAGACGGCGGTCGCCCTGACCGGGACGGCGGCCGTCCTCACGTTCGTGACCGGCCTCTCTCACCTCAGTCGACCGGAAGGGCGCTACGACGGGCCGCTCGTGGCGGTCCTCCCCGTCGATCCCGGCCTGCTCCGGTTTACGGGCGTGTTGGTCGCGTTCGTCCTCGCGGGGCTCGTCTTTGGGCTCACGCGACGAACGCGCCTCGCGTGGTATCTCTCCTTGCTCGTCCTCCCGATCGCCGCGCTGTTGCCGCTGACGACGTTTCGGACCACCGACGTGCCGCTGCTCGCCGCGGTCGCCCTCGCGACCACGCTGCTGGCGATCAACGGCGACGCGTTCGACCGACGGCTCGAGCTCTCCTCGCTCCAGCTCGCCTCGCTCGCTTCGATCGTCGGCGTCGGCGTCTACGGCACGGTCGGCTCCTACGTCCTCCGCGATCAGTTCGCCGGACTCGACAGCTGGGGCGACGCCGTCTACTACGTCGTCGTCACGATCGCTACCGTCGGCTACGGCGACGTCACCCCGCTTTCGACCGGCGCGAAGTGGTTCTCCCTCTCTGTGATCCTCTTCGGAACGGGCGCGTTCACGGTCGCCATCGGAGCACTCATCGTGCCGGCGATCGAAAAACGAATGGCTGCAGCCGTCGGACAGATGACCCCCTCAGAACTCAGCCTGCTCGATGCACACGTCCTCGTCCTCGGCAGCGGCGACCTCACACCGTCGCTGCTCGAGACGCTCGCCGACGAAACCGACGTCGTGGTCGTTACGACCGACAGCGAGTCGGCCGCCGAACTCGACGCGGCCGTCGACGTCCTCACTGGCGATCCGACCGACGAGGCGGTACTCGAGGACGCCAGGATCGACGCGGCGGCGGGCGTGGTCGTCGCCACCCGGGACGACGCCAGGGACGTCCTCGCGATCCTCGCCGCCCGGAACGCCAACCCGGACGTCCGCATCGTCGCTGCAGCGACCGACCGCACACACCTCGAGAAACTCGAGCAGGTCGGCGCCGACGAGGTCATCAGTCCGACGGCGATCGGCGGCCGCCTGCTCGGCCGGTCGGTGCTCGAGGGGACGTCGGCCGACGACCTCCTCGGAGGGGGTAACTCGTCGTGA
- a CDS encoding universal stress protein → MYDTVLIATDGSDEAEAGIEYGLDVAEAMDATVHALYVVETKATYILTVGLSDDELEAYREYGEEVVTDVVERAAERGLEGRGIVKTGRPAEEIVDYAERNDVDVVVLGKQGHGAIDRHLGSTPEKVVRMADAPVTVAAER, encoded by the coding sequence ATGTACGACACCGTTCTGATCGCAACCGACGGGAGCGACGAGGCGGAAGCCGGCATCGAGTACGGCCTCGACGTCGCCGAGGCGATGGACGCGACGGTCCACGCACTGTACGTGGTCGAGACGAAAGCCACCTACATCCTGACTGTCGGCCTCTCCGATGACGAACTCGAGGCCTACCGGGAGTACGGCGAGGAGGTCGTCACCGACGTCGTCGAGCGGGCCGCCGAGCGGGGGCTCGAAGGCAGGGGAATCGTCAAGACCGGCCGGCCGGCGGAGGAGATCGTCGACTACGCCGAACGAAACGACGTCGACGTCGTCGTGCTCGGCAAGCAAGGCCACGGCGCGATCGACAGGCACCTGGGGAGCACGCCCGAGAAGGTCGTTCGAATGGCCGACGCCCCGGTGACGGTGGCCGCCGAGCGCTGA
- a CDS encoding universal stress protein, with protein sequence MLDKLLIATDGSDTASEAVEHGLDLAETCDAEVHVIYVVETEATYLLTVGVSDEEMDEYRQHGEAVVTEVVEQAERRGLEGIGVVKTGSVAQEIVEYAEAENVDSVVVGERGRGTLEKYLGSNAEKIVRLCSTPVTVVRAA encoded by the coding sequence ATGCTGGATAAGCTACTAATCGCAACGGATGGAAGCGATACGGCGTCGGAGGCGGTCGAACACGGACTCGACCTTGCGGAGACGTGCGATGCCGAGGTACACGTGATCTACGTCGTCGAGACGGAGGCGACGTACCTTCTCACGGTCGGAGTAAGCGACGAGGAGATGGACGAGTATCGCCAGCACGGTGAAGCGGTCGTCACCGAGGTGGTCGAACAGGCCGAGCGACGGGGACTCGAGGGCATCGGCGTCGTCAAAACCGGGTCGGTCGCCCAGGAGATCGTCGAGTACGCCGAGGCAGAGAACGTCGACAGCGTGGTTGTCGGCGAACGCGGCCGCGGGACGCTCGAGAAGTACCTCGGATCCAACGCCGAGAAGATCGTCCGGCTGTGTTCGACGCCCGTCACCGTCGTGCGCGCCGCCTAG
- a CDS encoding BCCT family transporter translates to MADEGKRGIQGELFHADTSREPGDRNWQGYGFDINPPVFLVAGGLIVLFIVLSLAFPDQAGTVYQDARVAISDYFDWLFILAANVFIIFMVYLAISKYGVIRLGGVDGEKEFSDISWIAMLFSAGMGIGLMFFGVAEPVFHLFDPHLGAEAGTEGAGEVALAVSLFHWGFHPWAIYALVALGLAFFSYNRGLPLTFRSVFYPVLGERIYGWPGHVIDIFTIFATLFGLVTSLGLGALQINAGLTFVGDEVGTFPAVPDATWVAVAIIAVVTGLAIVSVYLGLDKGIRRLSNLNLTLMMLLLASVFVLGPTLFILGALPQGIGAYIGNFFELSFFGNSFDNHYFQGSEFYGPGGEGEGEFLVDWTVFYWAWWISWSPFVGMFIARISKGRTIREFVGGVLLIPVVFSFAWFAAMGGTALNFELGEETAGVVSGPMFDVGLEVAMFAMFDAMPGTVILSILAIVLVTTFFVTSSDSGSLVLEHLSTGGKHETPAAGRVFWAASEGLVAAALLVAGGDAAIEALQAAAIASGLPFVVILLFMIYAVRQGLKREYRILQSDEFNELIDDLEDEDEVVVTTQRGDLVTEVRTRDDRVVDVDVGD, encoded by the coding sequence ATGGCAGATGAAGGCAAACGAGGAATACAGGGAGAACTGTTTCACGCAGACACGAGTAGAGAACCGGGCGACAGAAACTGGCAGGGATACGGATTCGACATCAATCCACCCGTCTTTCTCGTCGCGGGCGGGTTGATCGTCCTGTTCATCGTCCTCTCGCTCGCGTTTCCGGACCAGGCGGGGACGGTCTATCAGGACGCTCGCGTCGCGATTTCGGACTACTTCGACTGGCTGTTCATCCTGGCGGCGAACGTCTTCATCATCTTCATGGTCTACCTCGCGATCAGCAAGTACGGCGTGATCCGCCTCGGCGGGGTCGACGGCGAGAAGGAGTTCAGCGACATTTCGTGGATCGCGATGCTGTTCAGCGCGGGGATGGGGATCGGGCTGATGTTCTTCGGCGTCGCCGAACCCGTCTTCCACCTGTTCGATCCGCACCTGGGCGCCGAAGCGGGAACCGAAGGCGCCGGCGAAGTGGCGCTGGCCGTGTCGCTGTTCCACTGGGGCTTTCATCCGTGGGCGATCTACGCGCTGGTCGCGCTCGGCCTCGCCTTCTTCTCGTACAACCGCGGGCTGCCGCTGACGTTCCGGTCGGTCTTCTACCCGGTGCTCGGGGAGCGGATCTACGGCTGGCCGGGCCACGTCATCGACATCTTCACCATCTTCGCGACGCTGTTCGGCCTCGTGACCTCGCTCGGACTGGGCGCGTTGCAGATCAACGCGGGACTGACGTTCGTCGGCGACGAGGTGGGCACGTTCCCCGCCGTCCCGGACGCCACCTGGGTCGCCGTCGCGATCATCGCCGTGGTCACGGGGCTGGCGATCGTCTCGGTCTACCTCGGCCTCGACAAAGGGATTCGACGGCTCAGCAACCTGAACCTCACGCTGATGATGCTGTTGCTCGCGTCGGTGTTCGTCCTCGGCCCGACGCTGTTCATCCTGGGTGCGTTGCCACAGGGGATCGGCGCCTACATCGGCAACTTCTTCGAGCTGTCCTTTTTCGGCAACAGCTTCGACAACCACTACTTCCAGGGCTCTGAGTTCTACGGTCCCGGCGGTGAAGGCGAAGGCGAGTTCCTCGTCGACTGGACGGTGTTCTACTGGGCCTGGTGGATCTCCTGGTCGCCGTTCGTCGGGATGTTCATCGCCCGCATCTCGAAGGGACGCACCATCCGCGAATTCGTCGGCGGCGTGCTCCTGATCCCCGTCGTCTTCTCGTTCGCCTGGTTCGCAGCGATGGGCGGCACCGCCCTCAACTTCGAACTGGGCGAGGAGACCGCCGGCGTGGTCAGCGGCCCGATGTTCGACGTCGGCCTCGAGGTCGCGATGTTCGCGATGTTCGACGCCATGCCGGGCACGGTGATTCTGTCGATCCTCGCGATCGTCCTCGTCACGACCTTCTTCGTTACCTCCTCGGACTCGGGCTCGCTCGTCCTCGAGCACCTGAGTACCGGCGGCAAACACGAGACGCCGGCAGCCGGGCGCGTCTTCTGGGCCGCCTCCGAGGGACTCGTCGCCGCTGCACTCCTGGTCGCCGGCGGTGACGCGGCCATCGAGGCGCTCCAGGCGGCCGCCATCGCCAGCGGCCTCCCGTTCGTGGTGATCCTGCTGTTCATGATCTACGCGGTGAGGCAGGGACTCAAACGGGAGTACAGGATCCTCCAGTCCGACGAGTTCAACGAGTTGATCGACGACCTCGAGGACGAAGACGAGGTCGTCGTCACGACCCAGCGAGGCGACCTCGTGACCGAGGTCAGAACCAGAGACGACCGGGTCGTCGACGTCGACGTCGGCGACTGA
- a CDS encoding aminomethyl transferase family protein, with amino-acid sequence MSGNEPPQTESQDHPNYPSVDQSDRVLPRNLRQSGDPGIEMLVSTRVRKSPFFHKSFVENGAWRATVYNRIYHPRGMLEPEEGGMMAEYDALVNHVTLWDVAVERQIRVKGPDAEALTNYVITRDATEIEPMRGKYVILCNEDGGILNDPVLLRPGEDEFWFSISDSTLMQWLQGVNVGMDFDVEIDEIDVAPMQIQGPKSVDVMVEIVGDEVEEIPYYGLMEAEVDGVPVLVSQTGFSGEKGFEIYVKDASKNAERIWDPVLESVRDHGGMQVAPAHHRRIAAGILSWGQDMDHETSPFQVNLGYQVPDDKDAEYIGKEELERQQELIDEGEYPFVHKLVGLKLAGEPIRDYAPDFWLISEPDSDEPCGYVTSPWHNPELETNLALGFVPAETLDGDPMAVYDGDIETEYQVHLPDEYAEEPGEPVYAKVSEVPFKPSVNPSAREQAKLHAKEDASE; translated from the coding sequence ATGTCCGGCAACGAACCGCCACAGACGGAGAGTCAGGATCATCCGAACTACCCGAGCGTCGACCAGTCCGACCGGGTACTGCCGCGAAACCTGCGTCAGTCCGGCGATCCAGGTATCGAGATGCTCGTTTCGACGCGCGTTCGCAAGTCGCCGTTCTTCCACAAGTCGTTCGTGGAGAACGGCGCCTGGCGGGCGACGGTGTACAACCGGATCTACCACCCGCGGGGGATGCTCGAGCCCGAGGAGGGTGGGATGATGGCCGAGTACGACGCGCTCGTCAACCACGTGACGCTGTGGGACGTCGCGGTCGAACGCCAGATTCGCGTGAAAGGGCCCGACGCCGAGGCGCTCACGAACTACGTCATCACCCGCGATGCGACCGAGATCGAGCCGATGCGCGGCAAGTACGTCATCCTCTGTAACGAGGACGGCGGCATCCTCAACGATCCCGTCTTGTTGCGCCCGGGCGAGGACGAGTTCTGGTTCTCGATCTCGGACTCGACGCTGATGCAGTGGCTCCAGGGCGTGAACGTCGGGATGGACTTCGACGTCGAGATCGACGAGATCGACGTCGCGCCGATGCAGATCCAGGGCCCGAAGTCGGTCGACGTGATGGTCGAGATCGTCGGCGACGAGGTCGAAGAGATCCCCTACTACGGGCTGATGGAAGCGGAAGTCGACGGCGTCCCCGTACTGGTGAGCCAGACCGGCTTCTCCGGCGAGAAAGGCTTCGAGATCTACGTGAAGGATGCGTCGAAGAACGCCGAACGCATCTGGGATCCGGTCCTCGAGTCCGTCCGCGACCACGGCGGCATGCAGGTCGCCCCCGCCCACCACCGCCGGATCGCCGCGGGCATCCTCTCGTGGGGCCAGGACATGGACCACGAGACGTCGCCGTTCCAGGTCAACCTCGGCTATCAGGTGCCCGACGACAAAGACGCAGAGTACATCGGCAAGGAGGAACTCGAGCGCCAGCAGGAGCTGATCGACGAGGGCGAGTACCCCTTCGTCCACAAGCTGGTCGGTCTCAAGCTGGCCGGCGAACCGATCAGGGACTACGCGCCCGATTTCTGGCTCATCTCCGAACCCGACAGCGACGAGCCCTGTGGCTACGTCACGTCGCCGTGGCACAACCCCGAACTCGAGACGAACCTCGCGCTCGGCTTCGTCCCGGCCGAGACGCTCGACGGCGACCCGATGGCGGTCTACGACGGCGACATCGAGACGGAGTACCAGGTCCACCTGCCCGACGAGTACGCAGAAGAGCCCGGCGAGCCGGTGTACGCCAAAGTCTCGGAGGTGCCGTTCAAGCCCTCGGTCAACCCGAGCGCCCGCGAGCAGGCGAAACTCCACGCCAAGGAGGACGCGTCGGAGTGA
- a CDS encoding methylenetetrahydrofolate reductase encodes MASEIQSIPTAEGVVSLLEEPRFELMPFESMDEQLEYLPDGAEVAITTSPTLGLEATIEWTERASERGYEVVPHVAARYVRDEAHLEELAGRLTDAGVTDIFVPGGDREEPVGEFTSAYEFLSTLEELDYAFEEVGITGYPEGHSFLDDQVLAESMAKKEPYATYVVTQLCYDPDTILEWIAEIRERSVDLPVEVGVPGVMKYQRLLTISKKVGVGDSVRFLQKTSGLLGFVRHLVGSRGTYVPEPLIEGLAPYATDPYYDVRGVHIYAFNQVPDLESWRSETLGRYR; translated from the coding sequence ATGGCCTCAGAAATACAGTCGATCCCGACGGCCGAAGGCGTCGTTTCCCTCCTCGAGGAGCCACGCTTCGAACTGATGCCGTTCGAGAGCATGGACGAGCAACTCGAGTACCTGCCCGACGGCGCCGAGGTCGCCATCACCACCTCGCCGACGCTCGGCCTCGAGGCGACGATCGAGTGGACCGAGCGCGCGAGCGAGCGCGGCTACGAGGTCGTCCCCCACGTCGCGGCGCGCTACGTTCGCGACGAGGCGCACCTCGAGGAGCTCGCCGGGCGACTCACCGACGCTGGTGTCACCGACATTTTCGTCCCGGGCGGCGACCGCGAGGAACCCGTCGGTGAGTTCACCTCGGCGTACGAGTTCCTGTCGACGCTCGAGGAGCTGGACTACGCGTTCGAGGAGGTCGGAATCACCGGCTATCCCGAGGGTCACTCGTTCCTCGACGACCAGGTTCTCGCCGAGTCGATGGCGAAGAAAGAACCCTACGCTACGTACGTCGTGACGCAGCTGTGTTACGATCCCGACACCATCCTCGAGTGGATCGCCGAGATTCGCGAGCGCAGCGTCGACCTGCCCGTCGAGGTTGGCGTTCCGGGCGTCATGAAGTACCAGCGACTGCTGACCATCTCGAAGAAGGTGGGCGTTGGCGATTCGGTTCGCTTCCTCCAGAAGACGAGCGGCCTCCTCGGCTTCGTCCGACACCTCGTCGGCTCCCGGGGAACGTACGTTCCTGAACCGCTCATCGAGGGGCTCGCGCCGTACGCCACCGACCCGTACTACGACGTCCGTGGAGTCCACATCTACGCGTTCAACCAGGTGCCGGATCTCGAGTCGTGGCGATCGGAGACGCTGGGTCGGTATCGGTGA
- the epsC gene encoding serine O-acetyltransferase EpsC, giving the protein MGYEYTGDTHEALGESYAADADPFPTRSSMNFPQWDHRRAEMGLLRRLFFPRCWNADELLEDRSAIRDTLSDLGTIYCRGIRPYTGSDPSDTVDDVLDRLPELRETLKRDVEAAYKGDPAAKSYVEVIRSYPGLLAVTMQRVAHELYEASEPEYARELTEYAKTVTGIDIHPGAEIGEYFFIDHGTGVVIGETATIGDWVRLYQDVTLGALHFEEEEDEAKTLKKGYKRHPDIGNNVVIGAGTKVLGPVTVGDHVSIGANSWVTEDVPAHTSVFVSEHPKQERKRSE; this is encoded by the coding sequence ATGGGCTACGAATACACCGGCGACACGCACGAGGCGCTCGGTGAATCTTACGCGGCGGACGCCGACCCCTTCCCGACGCGGTCGTCGATGAACTTTCCGCAGTGGGATCATCGGCGAGCCGAGATGGGGCTGCTCAGACGCCTGTTCTTCCCCAGGTGCTGGAACGCCGACGAGCTGCTCGAGGACAGGTCAGCGATCCGAGACACGCTGTCGGATCTCGGGACGATTTACTGTCGGGGAATCCGACCGTACACGGGGAGCGATCCGTCCGACACGGTCGACGACGTGCTCGATCGGCTGCCGGAACTTCGGGAAACGCTGAAGCGAGACGTCGAGGCCGCGTACAAGGGCGACCCCGCCGCGAAGTCTTACGTGGAAGTAATCCGTTCGTATCCCGGCCTGTTAGCCGTCACGATGCAGCGGGTCGCACACGAGCTGTACGAGGCGAGCGAGCCGGAGTACGCACGGGAGCTCACCGAGTACGCGAAGACAGTGACGGGGATCGACATCCATCCGGGGGCGGAGATCGGGGAGTACTTCTTCATCGATCACGGCACCGGCGTCGTCATCGGGGAGACGGCGACGATCGGGGACTGGGTTCGACTCTACCAGGACGTGACGCTGGGCGCCCTGCACTTCGAAGAGGAAGAGGACGAGGCGAAGACGCTCAAGAAGGGGTACAAGCGCCACCCGGACATCGGGAACAACGTCGTGATCGGCGCCGGCACGAAAGTCCTCGGGCCGGTCACCGTCGGGGACCACGTCAGCATCGGTGCGAACTCCTGGGTGACGGAGGACGTGCCGGCGCACACGAGCGTGTTCGTCTCCGAACACCCCAAACAGGAGCGAAAGCGCAGCGAATGA
- a CDS encoding bifunctional 5,10-methylenetetrahydrofolate dehydrogenase/5,10-methenyltetrahydrofolate cyclohydrolase codes for MLQAQAPRSRYVSTELLRGAPIATAVLESVDERVADLAERGVTPTLATVLMSDEPADERFVALKHETCADVGIDTRDVRLEPDHPAARLSRVIEDVCNDPGVDAVFVQAPLPDHVPLSAVRTRIDPAKDVDCFHPENLGRLVADDPRFVPATPAAVCRLLEWHDVAVAGADVVIVGRSEPIGKPLANYLLRDDPCGNATVTVCHSHTANLASVTRRADVLVTAAGVPELVDGSMLSPGVVVVDVSVNRRPSSASTGDHSSARVPTESTGRTASRVVGDVAFESAREKASAITPVPGGVGPVTLAMLAQNVVRASERRAGDEP; via the coding sequence ATGCTACAAGCGCAGGCCCCACGAAGTCGATACGTGTCGACTGAACTGCTCCGTGGCGCGCCGATCGCAACCGCCGTCCTCGAGTCGGTCGACGAGCGAGTCGCTGACCTCGCCGAACGGGGTGTGACCCCGACGCTCGCGACGGTGCTGATGAGCGACGAGCCGGCCGACGAGCGGTTCGTGGCGCTGAAACACGAGACGTGCGCCGACGTCGGCATCGACACTCGAGACGTCCGCCTCGAGCCCGACCATCCGGCAGCGCGCCTCTCCCGTGTGATCGAGGACGTGTGTAACGATCCCGGAGTCGACGCCGTCTTCGTCCAGGCCCCACTCCCCGATCACGTGCCGCTGTCCGCGGTCCGGACGCGGATCGATCCCGCGAAAGACGTCGACTGTTTTCACCCCGAGAATCTCGGCCGGCTGGTCGCAGACGATCCCCGGTTCGTACCGGCCACGCCCGCGGCCGTGTGTCGGCTCCTCGAGTGGCACGACGTGGCGGTCGCGGGGGCCGACGTCGTGATCGTGGGTCGGTCCGAGCCGATCGGGAAGCCGCTGGCGAATTACCTGCTCCGGGACGATCCGTGCGGAAACGCCACCGTTACGGTCTGTCACTCACACACGGCGAATCTCGCGTCGGTCACCCGCCGCGCGGACGTCCTCGTGACCGCCGCCGGCGTCCCCGAACTCGTCGATGGCTCGATGCTCTCGCCGGGCGTCGTGGTCGTCGACGTGAGCGTGAACCGTCGCCCGTCGAGCGCGTCGACCGGGGACCACTCGAGCGCTCGAGTCCCCACGGAATCGACGGGTAGAACAGCCTCGAGGGTGGTCGGCGACGTCGCGTTCGAGAGTGCACGGGAGAAGGCGAGTGCGATCACGCCCGTTCCCGGCGGCGTCGGTCCGGTAACGCTCGCGATGCTGGCCCAAAACGTCGTTCGCGCTTCCGAGCGACGGGCTGGAGACGAGCCATAG
- a CDS encoding SIMPL domain-containing protein: MRRRELLTGSGLVVTTALAGCLGRAQDGGEAATPDASRRTITVRASGESAAEPDLARLRLGVELTGDDAAAVRSDLATRAAKLEASLLEHGLEEDDLTTDRFRIRERYDHDAMRADGVEPRTEADAEEYRYYVGTHTYSVDVHDVDDVGDVIRAAVDDGDADEVGRIEFTLSEDRRDELRDDALEEALEDARAEADFVATEVGASIVDARHVDTSGADVSPVRERFDTAELAGDDVDAEAPGTELRPDDVTVRASVTVKYEMA, translated from the coding sequence ATGAGGCGAAGAGAACTACTCACGGGAAGTGGTCTGGTCGTGACAACGGCGCTCGCGGGCTGTCTCGGTCGGGCTCAGGACGGAGGCGAGGCCGCGACTCCCGACGCGTCGAGGCGGACGATTACGGTGAGGGCGTCGGGCGAATCGGCCGCCGAACCAGACCTCGCCAGGCTTCGACTCGGCGTCGAGTTGACCGGGGACGACGCGGCGGCCGTTCGAAGCGACCTCGCCACGCGGGCGGCAAAGCTGGAAGCGAGCCTCCTCGAGCACGGACTCGAGGAGGACGACCTCACGACGGATCGGTTCAGGATCCGGGAGCGGTACGACCACGACGCCATGCGCGCAGACGGCGTCGAACCCAGAACCGAGGCGGACGCCGAGGAGTACCGGTACTACGTCGGAACCCACACCTACAGCGTCGACGTTCACGACGTCGACGACGTCGGCGACGTGATTCGCGCCGCGGTCGACGACGGGGATGCCGACGAAGTCGGCCGAATCGAGTTCACCCTCTCCGAGGACCGACGTGACGAACTCCGCGACGACGCGCTCGAGGAGGCGCTCGAGGACGCCCGTGCCGAGGCTGACTTCGTCGCCACCGAAGTTGGTGCGTCGATCGTCGACGCTCGGCACGTCGACACCTCGGGAGCCGACGTCAGCCCGGTCCGCGAGCGATTCGATACGGCAGAGCTGGCCGGGGACGACGTCGACGCCGAAGCGCCCGGGACGGAGCTTCGGCCCGACGACGTGACGGTGCGTGCATCGGTCACCGTCAAGTACGAGATGGCCTGA
- the ilvA gene encoding threonine ammonia-lyase: MSRDHVPLEFADIEAARDRLDDESVVRRTPVERSTSLDDLTGGEVHLKMEHLQWTGSFKTRGAYNKIAQCGDDVDRVVAASAGNHAQGVALAATTLGVGSTIVMPRTAPQAKVDATRGYGADVELVGTDFREAMAHAKELTGDGTAFVHAYDDPAIVAGQGTLGIEMHEDLPDVDTVVVPIGGGGLISGIATAFAERSPETRVVGVQASGAATVPDSLQKGNPISLESVNTIADGIATGGVSELTLSLIEEHVDEVVTVTDGEIARAILLLLERAKQVVEGAGAASVAAVISDGLDVEGETVMPLLCGGNLDMTMLQTVLVHALTDREQLLRLRVRITDQPGKLEEISGVIAGHNANIQTVRHDRSAPELDVGEAYLVFQIETSGAGQARALIRTIRSHGYEVRHVNA, translated from the coding sequence ATGAGCCGAGATCACGTCCCCCTCGAGTTCGCGGACATCGAGGCCGCCCGCGACCGACTCGACGACGAGTCGGTGGTCAGACGCACGCCGGTCGAGCGAAGCACCTCACTCGACGATCTCACCGGCGGCGAGGTGCACCTCAAGATGGAGCACCTCCAGTGGACGGGATCGTTCAAAACGCGCGGGGCGTACAACAAGATCGCTCAGTGTGGCGACGACGTCGACCGGGTCGTCGCCGCGAGCGCCGGGAACCACGCCCAGGGCGTCGCCCTCGCGGCGACGACCCTCGGTGTCGGGTCGACCATCGTCATGCCGCGGACGGCACCCCAGGCAAAAGTCGACGCGACCCGCGGCTACGGGGCGGACGTCGAACTCGTCGGCACTGACTTCCGGGAGGCGATGGCCCACGCGAAAGAGCTCACCGGCGACGGCACCGCGTTCGTCCACGCTTACGACGATCCCGCAATCGTCGCCGGCCAGGGCACGCTGGGGATCGAGATGCACGAGGACCTCCCCGACGTCGACACCGTCGTTGTCCCCATCGGCGGGGGTGGGCTCATCTCGGGTATCGCCACCGCGTTCGCCGAACGCTCCCCGGAGACGCGCGTCGTCGGCGTTCAGGCCAGCGGCGCCGCGACCGTTCCGGATAGCTTACAGAAGGGGAACCCGATCTCGCTCGAGTCGGTGAACACGATCGCGGACGGCATCGCCACCGGCGGCGTCTCGGAGCTGACGCTGTCGCTCATCGAGGAGCACGTCGACGAGGTCGTGACGGTCACCGACGGCGAGATCGCCCGGGCGATCTTGCTGTTGCTCGAGCGAGCCAAGCAGGTCGTCGAGGGAGCCGGCGCGGCGTCAGTCGCCGCCGTCATCAGTGACGGGCTCGACGTGGAGGGCGAGACGGTGATGCCGTTGCTCTGTGGCGGCAACCTCGACATGACGATGCTCCAGACGGTCCTGGTGCACGCGCTGACCGACCGCGAACAGCTGTTGCGCCTGCGCGTTCGCATCACCGACCAGCCCGGAAAGTTAGAGGAAATTTCGGGGGTCATCGCCGGACACAACGCCAACATTCAGACGGTTCGCCACGACCGCTCGGCGCCCGAACTCGACGTCGGCGAGGCCTACCTCGTCTTCCAGATCGAGACCAGCGGCGCGGGACAGGCTCGAGCCCTCATCCGAACGATCCGAAGCCACGGCTACGAGGTCAGGCACGTCAACGCCTGA
- the samp2 gene encoding ubiquitin-like small modifier protein SAMP2 → MRVTVDVKGEGTYEVDLEDRVGNGEEPTYADLLTDVELSPHEVSVLVDGRPVPEDQPVEVDHVTVLRLIKGG, encoded by the coding sequence ATGCGCGTTACCGTCGACGTCAAAGGCGAGGGGACCTACGAGGTCGACCTCGAGGACCGCGTTGGGAACGGCGAGGAACCGACCTACGCCGACCTGCTCACCGACGTCGAACTGAGTCCACACGAGGTAAGCGTCCTCGTCGACGGCCGTCCCGTCCCCGAGGACCAGCCAGTCGAGGTCGACCACGTCACCGTGTTGCGACTGATCAAAGGCGGCTAG
- a CDS encoding C2H2-type zinc finger protein, which produces MAYTCSTCDEQFQSAAGVTQHVALHHDTCAVCDESFDDTAGLREHIHAEH; this is translated from the coding sequence ATGGCATACACCTGTTCCACCTGCGACGAGCAGTTCCAGTCGGCAGCCGGCGTCACCCAGCACGTCGCGTTGCACCACGACACCTGTGCAGTCTGTGATGAGTCGTTCGACGACACCGCCGGACTCCGCGAGCACATTCACGCGGAGCACTGA